The genomic interval AGAGTGCGGTGAAGATGAAGAGGTAAGCCGCCAGGAGACCGAGGAAAAAGACGATCCTGGCCCTCGGCATGGCCGTGACCTGCCGCCAGAGGGTGACCGGTCTTTTCATCGTATTCTTTCTCCCTCCCCACAGATCCCGGCGAGTTCGTCCTTCAGGTTCTTGAGGGCGAACTTCGTCGCCGGGTGTCCTGCGGCGTATTCGTCGAGGAGGGCCCGTATATCGGCCCTGCGATCGTCGACGACCGGGGAAGGAGTCTCTGGAAGATGCTCCAGAGTGAGGCGTGCATACAGGGCGACCTCCTCTGCAGGGATGACTGAAAACGGAGCGATCCTGGAGAGGGGAGACGTTCCAGTCTCCCGGGGCCCGGCCAGACGGTCGGCATGTCCCTCCAGCACCGTCGCCAGCACATCGAGGGCGATATCGTCCAGGGCCGTCCCGACGGCGAACTTCGTCGCCCCGAGGCCCTGCACGATCCCGTCCGGGTCCCGACCTCCGGTCACCTCATGGCAGGCCACGCCGAGGTCGACGGCGACCTGCCTGCAGGTTTTGTTTCCGTCCTCAGGGACGAGAGCGAGGATCGAGATGTCTGGCCTCTTTCCAAAGACCTTCACCAGAAATCCGAGCAGAGCCACCGACGAGAGGTCGCCGCAGAGGAGAACGGCGATGACATCTCCCGTGGCAAGCCAGTGTTGCCGCCTGATCTCCCGCTTTGCCTTCGCCTCCACATCGGCGACGAAATGATCACGGCAGAGTCTGAGCCCTGAATAGCGCTGGAAGATGACGGCGTCCCTCCTGCACTTTGTGCATTCCATTGCCCTGACCCCATCACCTTTTATCCCGCCACCTGATATAATCTGTAGTATCCATGCCAGTTTCTCCAGAGCGCGTCAGGGCGCTCCATAAATACGACCTTCGCGTCCTCATGTCCCTTGAGCGACTCATGCAGCGCTACGAGTGGGTGCCCCTGGACGTCCTGAAGGCGTCGACGAAGCTCTCCGACTCTGAACTTGAATATCGCCTCCAGAACCTCATCGAGTGGAACATGGTCCGCTATGATGCTGTCCCATACCCGGGCTACGCCCTGATCTTCGGGGGATACGACGCCGTCGCCCTCCACACCCTCACGAAAAAGGGGACGGTCACGGCCCTCGGCAGCCTTCTCGGTGTCGGGAAAGAGTCGGAGGTCTACGAGGCCCTCGGCCTCGGCCCGGTCGTCCTGAAGTTTCACCATGTGGGGCAGCAGTCCTTCCAGGCGGTGCGGAAAGAGCGGGGCTACATGCCAGAGGCAGGGCACTGTCCCTGGATCTTCGCCTCGGCGCGTTCGGCCGAGCAGGAGTTTGCCGCCCTCCAGCGTCTCTCTCCAGAGGTCTCGGTGCCGCTGCCGATCGACCGCTCCCGCCATGTCGTCGTGATGTCGCAGATCCCGGGGGTGAACCTGAACAGGTGCACCCTTGATAAGCCGCGGCCCGTGCTCGACGAGATTCTGGAGAACGTCGGCCGCGCCTATGCAAAGGGGATCATCCATGGGGACCTCTCGGAGTACAACGTGATGGTCGACGAGAGTCAGGTCTGGCTCATCGACTGGCCCCAGTGGATCGAGACCGACCACCCGAATGCCGACGTCATTCTGCGGCGCGATATCGAGAACGTGCTCAGGTTTTTCAGGCGGAAGTACAGGATAGACTATCCCACCGAGGAGGCGGTGGGAGTGGTGGTCAGGTGAAGGTCTTCGGGATCGATGTCATCAGAGGTTCGGTGCGGTCGAGAACCCGGCGGCCGCTGTACGCTCTGGTCGTCCTCCAGGACGGGACGGTTGCCTCGACTTCGTCGGTGACGGCGTTCAGGCTTTCCCGGCTCATCGCCTCGGAAGAGCCCGATATCCTTGCCACCGACTCTGTGCAGGAACTCGCCACAGACCAGCACGACCTCGTCACCTTCATGCAGACTCTCCCGACGCGGACGGTGCTCGTGCAGGTGACGGGCGGCGAGCGGAAAGAGACCCTCCAGAAGGTGGCGGCCAGGTACAACATCGTGACCGAGAAGACCGACCCCTTTGCCGAGGCCGGGGCGGCGGCGCGGATCGCCTATCTCGGCGGCGGCGCCGCGGTGATCGCCTTCGAGAACACGACCGATATCGTTGTCTCCCGCCACCGGTCTCCTGGGAGGGGCGGGTGGAGCCAGAACCGATACGTGCGCAAGATCCACGGGGCGGTGCGGGAGAAGGCCCGCAAGGTGGAGGGGCACCTCGTGGCCGCGGGCCTGCGCTACGAAAAGAGCGAGCGTCTTGCCTTCGGCGGTTTTTCCAGGGTTGACTTCTCGGTCCATGCGCCGCGGGAGGCGATCCCGGTCAGGGGCTACACCGGCGCCGACGCCCAGGTGCGGGTCGAGGGAAAGAAACTCGACCGGATCAGGTACCGGCCCATCACGAGAAAGAGGAAATCCCTTATTGTCGGGATCGACCCCGGGACGACGACCGGGATCGGGGCGGTTGACCTCGACGGCGAGGTGGTGGACCTCTACTCCTCCCGCCAGATGGGGACGGCCGATATCATCGAGCACCTCCGCGGAGTGGGCAAACCCCTGATCATCGCCTCTGACGTCACGCCGATGCCTGACACCGTGGAAAAGGTGCGGCGGGCCTTCAACGCGATCGCGTACGTGCCTCCGCAGGACCGGAGCGTGGAGGGCAAGGTGGAGATGACGGTCGGGACCGGTTATGCGAACCCTCATGAGAGGGACGCTCTTTCCGCGGCCCTGGACGCCTATAGGTCGAACAAAAACAAGTTCCTGAACATCGCAAAGAGGGTGCCGCCAGGTTTCGACCTGGACGATGTTCGGGCAGGCGTCCTGCGGGGGAAGTCGATCGAGGTGGTGCTCGCCGAACTCTCTGGTCGTCCGCCCGCGCCCGAGGAGAAGCCGACGGCTGAGGAGGCCCAGGCGGAACCGGAGCGGGACGAGCGCGACGAACGACTCCTCCAGCTCGACCGGACGGCAAAGCGTCTGAAGGAGTTCGTACAGGAAATCGAAGGGGGGATTGCAGAGAAGGACGGGGAGATCGCCCGGCTGAAGAGGCAGATCAGGAGGGAACGATCTGATCGCGGTCGTGAACT from Methanofollis sp. carries:
- a CDS encoding tRNA(Ile)-lysidine synthase produces the protein MECTKCRRDAVIFQRYSGLRLCRDHFVADVEAKAKREIRRQHWLATGDVIAVLLCGDLSSVALLGFLVKVFGKRPDISILALVPEDGNKTCRQVAVDLGVACHEVTGGRDPDGIVQGLGATKFAVGTALDDIALDVLATVLEGHADRLAGPRETGTSPLSRIAPFSVIPAEEVALYARLTLEHLPETPSPVVDDRRADIRALLDEYAAGHPATKFALKNLKDELAGICGEGERIR
- a CDS encoding RIO1 family regulatory kinase/ATPase; amino-acid sequence: MPVSPERVRALHKYDLRVLMSLERLMQRYEWVPLDVLKASTKLSDSELEYRLQNLIEWNMVRYDAVPYPGYALIFGGYDAVALHTLTKKGTVTALGSLLGVGKESEVYEALGLGPVVLKFHHVGQQSFQAVRKERGYMPEAGHCPWIFASARSAEQEFAALQRLSPEVSVPLPIDRSRHVVVMSQIPGVNLNRCTLDKPRPVLDEILENVGRAYAKGIIHGDLSEYNVMVDESQVWLIDWPQWIETDHPNADVILRRDIENVLRFFRRKYRIDYPTEEAVGVVVR
- a CDS encoding DUF460 domain-containing protein encodes the protein MKVFGIDVIRGSVRSRTRRPLYALVVLQDGTVASTSSVTAFRLSRLIASEEPDILATDSVQELATDQHDLVTFMQTLPTRTVLVQVTGGERKETLQKVAARYNIVTEKTDPFAEAGAAARIAYLGGGAAVIAFENTTDIVVSRHRSPGRGGWSQNRYVRKIHGAVREKARKVEGHLVAAGLRYEKSERLAFGGFSRVDFSVHAPREAIPVRGYTGADAQVRVEGKKLDRIRYRPITRKRKSLIVGIDPGTTTGIGAVDLDGEVVDLYSSRQMGTADIIEHLRGVGKPLIIASDVTPMPDTVEKVRRAFNAIAYVPPQDRSVEGKVEMTVGTGYANPHERDALSAALDAYRSNKNKFLNIAKRVPPGFDLDDVRAGVLRGKSIEVVLAELSGRPPAPEEKPTAEEAQAEPERDERDERLLQLDRTAKRLKEFVQEIEGGIAEKDGEIARLKRQIRRERSDRGRELQRDIEITKRDAIIKNLRKLLRKEEKRNKRLMKRIEQMKRVEELQIGEGQVPVKAITSLTHDAVGGLLADLGVNEGDVVSVGTTGGWGRSVVREVAALQVTAVVVPGASLDEQDPHLIAAALAASLPLVPAGAIGLVVQGKIGVADEEDFAAAMEDWNALVAEHEKEKKEAL